The Impatiens glandulifera chromosome 3, dImpGla2.1, whole genome shotgun sequence genome contains a region encoding:
- the LOC124931991 gene encoding immediate early response 3-interacting protein 1-like, whose product MGFWTLLEGCLLLANALAILNEERFLGPRGWSFQEFSGVRRNSLKGQFIGLIYATQYMRLPLIVANIIVIVLMLISG is encoded by the coding sequence ATGGGATTTTGGACACTGCTAGAAGGCTGCCTTCTTCTGGCAAACGCATTAGCGATACTGAATGAGGAGCGGTTCCTTGGACCAAGAGGATGGAGCTTCCAGGAATTCTCGGGTGTGAGAAGAAATTCGTTGAAGGGACAGTTCATTGGTCTCATTTATGCAACTCAGTACATGAGGCTTCCTCTTATAGTTGCCAATATCATTGTCATTGTTCTGATGCTGATTTCAGGTTGA